In Stanieria sp. NIES-3757, the DNA window CAGATTATCACGGTATAGAACGCTGGTGGGAATTAATTATGAGTACTTATTTTTTAGTAAGTCTTCAAGCTAATTATTTTCAATTAGAGACGATTGTTCCCGATGCCAATTCTCAAGTCTCTACTCTTAAATCAGTTTCTTCTTTTCCTTTCTCTAATCATCAGGCGTGGGATTCTGGTGCTGGTTGGAAAAGTTCTTTAAATAACTTGCGCTTAATTATTCAACCATTAATCTTTTTCTCTCTTATTCAACCTTGGCTATCCGTATTTCCTAATCAACATCTTCAACTTGGTTTTTCTAAGTTAATCAACATTATGAATCGCTTTCGTGGTTCTCCTTTTCCTCAAAGTCAATTTTTAGAGTATTCGTTCTCTGTTGCTTGCTAATTCAATATTTTTCCCCATAGTCATAAAAGAGGGATTATCTTAAAGTTAATGATTGTTGAATTACTCGCTTGTTCTCAAGGTAGGCTTTTGATTTTATTGCATCAAATCGATCCGCTCCACCTTGACGTTTAACAAGCACAAAATTAACAAATAACTAAATTACCATAAAGGATCTGAATACAAATTAATGGTGAGTTCTTTAGTGCCAATGGGAACCGAACTAATACAAGCACAAATAGCAGTACCATCATTTAATTCAACTTCACAGGCATGACAAGAACCCATTAAACAACCAGTAGGAATCAATACTCCAGCCCGTTCCGCTACCTGTAATATTGGTTCTCCAGCCTCTGCTTTCACAGTAATATCATCAGGTAAAAAGCGAATTGTGACAGTCATATTTCTCCTAATAATGAC includes these proteins:
- a CDS encoding ferredoxin, whose protein sequence is MTVTIRFLPDDITVKAEAGEPILQVAERAGVLIPTGCLMGSCHACEVELNDGTAICACISSVPIGTKELTINLYSDPLW